A stretch of the Archangium violaceum genome encodes the following:
- a CDS encoding quinone oxidoreductase family protein, translating into MHAAGLNYAEVLLRDGRLPGAPSLPFTPGYEAAGVITAVGSGVAHLRSGARVVAMLPNQGAFAELALAPASLITPIPDGLPFDKAVALLNQAPTALAALRIAARVQDGDAVFIPAASGGVGSFLVQLTRRFGARRVIAGASTEEKRALARRLGADIAIDYTRVDWPERVREVTEGRGADVVFERSGGDIFAQSLRALAPRGRLVVFGADSPLGTQVNGEQLMRMTYQNQALVGFSLPALPSDVQAAALREAFELVAKSELEVISQTFALGELADAHRAMEQRKTSGKVVILPDASPRREFPV; encoded by the coding sequence GTGCACGCCGCCGGGTTGAACTACGCGGAGGTGCTGCTGCGCGATGGACGACTTCCCGGAGCGCCGAGCCTGCCATTCACTCCGGGCTACGAAGCCGCGGGAGTCATCACCGCGGTCGGCAGCGGAGTGGCACATCTCCGGAGCGGTGCCCGCGTCGTGGCCATGCTGCCCAACCAGGGCGCCTTCGCGGAACTGGCACTCGCGCCGGCCTCTCTCATCACCCCGATTCCCGACGGCCTTCCCTTCGACAAAGCCGTGGCGCTGCTGAACCAGGCCCCTACCGCACTCGCCGCGCTTCGCATCGCGGCCCGGGTCCAGGACGGTGACGCGGTGTTCATCCCGGCGGCATCGGGCGGCGTCGGTTCCTTTCTCGTCCAGCTCACGAGGAGGTTCGGTGCTCGACGCGTCATCGCCGGAGCCAGCACCGAGGAGAAACGCGCGCTCGCGAGGCGACTCGGAGCCGATATCGCCATCGACTACACGCGCGTGGACTGGCCCGAGCGCGTCCGGGAGGTGACGGAAGGCCGCGGCGCCGACGTGGTTTTCGAGAGAAGCGGTGGTGACATCTTCGCGCAGAGTCTTCGGGCACTGGCCCCGCGAGGCAGACTCGTCGTCTTTGGCGCCGACAGTCCGCTCGGTACACAGGTCAACGGCGAGCAACTCATGCGGATGACCTACCAGAATCAGGCCCTGGTGGGCTTTTCGCTGCCGGCGTTGCCGTCCGATGTCCAGGCGGCAGCACTCCGCGAAGCGTTCGAGCTCGTGGCGAAGAGCGAACTCGAGGTGATCAGCCAGACGTTCGCCCTGGGTGAGCTCGCCGACGCGCACCGTGCGATGGAGCAACGAAAGACATCGGGCAAGGTGGTGATCCTCCCGGACGCGTCTCCGCGGCGAGAGTTCCCCGTTTGA
- a CDS encoding AraC family transcriptional regulator has product MDVLADTLRSVHLRSIVNGRLEMSAPWGMRVDARDVTTFYVVTRGGCVLETRDTRLTLAAGDFVFILAGTPFVIKDSTKTPPVPATEIYANRGGRCGGLMRYGGPGAPTTLIAGSFVFEGMSLSPLVACLPTVLHVKGDGGIATRWLESTMQFVASEMEAEQPGHETVASRLGDVLLVQALRTYVASLPIEQGGWLRALFDPQLGVALQRLHERPQEPWTVESLARIASMSRSVFAERFKSLIGEGPMTYLTRWRMHKAMQLMAERGPSTSAIAQAVGYETDSAFVKAFKRHVGETPGSFRRRMKDREATPPERASR; this is encoded by the coding sequence ATGGATGTTCTCGCCGACACCCTGCGCAGCGTTCACCTGCGGAGCATCGTCAACGGTCGGTTGGAGATGAGCGCCCCCTGGGGCATGCGTGTCGACGCGCGAGACGTGACCACGTTCTATGTGGTCACCCGCGGAGGTTGCGTGCTCGAGACCCGCGACACGCGTCTCACGCTCGCGGCGGGTGATTTCGTCTTCATCCTCGCGGGGACCCCGTTCGTTATCAAGGACAGCACGAAGACGCCGCCCGTCCCGGCGACTGAAATCTACGCGAACCGGGGAGGGCGTTGCGGAGGACTCATGCGCTATGGAGGACCGGGAGCACCCACGACGCTCATCGCGGGCAGCTTCGTCTTCGAGGGAATGTCATTGAGCCCGCTCGTCGCGTGCCTGCCAACGGTGCTCCATGTGAAGGGTGACGGCGGCATCGCCACGCGGTGGCTCGAGTCCACGATGCAGTTCGTGGCATCGGAGATGGAAGCCGAGCAGCCCGGCCATGAAACCGTTGCGAGCCGGCTGGGTGACGTGTTGCTGGTCCAGGCGCTGCGAACATATGTGGCGTCGCTGCCCATCGAGCAGGGGGGATGGCTTCGGGCCCTTTTCGATCCACAACTCGGTGTGGCGCTGCAACGCCTCCATGAAAGGCCGCAAGAGCCCTGGACGGTCGAAAGTCTCGCGCGGATCGCGAGCATGTCGCGCTCGGTGTTCGCGGAGCGTTTCAAGTCGCTCATCGGCGAAGGGCCGATGACATACCTGACGCGCTGGCGCATGCACAAGGCCATGCAACTCATGGCGGAACGAGGGCCGTCGACGAGTGCGATTGCACAAGCGGTCGGCTACGAGACAGACAGCGCTTTCGTCAAGGCCTTCAAGCGCCACGTGGGGGAGACCCCGGGCTCTTTCCGGCGTCGGATGAAGGACCGCGAAGCAACCCCGCCCGAGAGGGCGTCACGCTGA